The DNA region CACCCGCAAACAGAATCCCTGTGGCTGACCGACATCGCCCATCACCACCTGGCGATCGCAGTGATCTTCATCATTGCCGGTCACATGTACCGCACAAACTTCGGCATCGGTCACAGCATCCGCGACATCCTCAACACCCACCGGCCCCCAGAAGGCACCCCCTTCGGCGGACGCTTGGGAGACGGACACAAAGGACTGTACGACACCTACAACGAATCGTTGCACTTCCAGTTAGGCATCCACCTAGCAGCATTAGGCGTCGTCACCTCCCTCGTCGCGCAGCACATGTACTCGCTGCCGCCCTACGCCTTCATGGCCAAAGACTTCACCACCCAAGCCTCCCTGTACACCCATCACCAGTACATCGCAGGCTTCCTGATGGTCGGAGCCTTCGCCCACGGCGCAATCTTCTGGGTCAGAGACTACGACCCAGCAGCCAACCAAAACAACGTCCTCGACCGCGTTCTGCGGCACAAAGAAGCGATCATCTCCCACCTGTCCTGGGTCTCGCTATTCCTGGGCTTCCATACCCTAGGCTTATACGTCCATAACGACGTCGTCGTCGCCTTCGGCACCCCAGAAAAGCAAATCCTGATAGAGCCGGTGTTCGCCCAATGGATTCAAGCAGCCCAAGGCAAAGCCCTCTACGGCTTCGACGTGTTGCTGTCCAACCCAGATAGCCTCGCCACCACCGCTTGGCCCAACTACGGCAACGTGTGGTTACCCGGCTGGCTAGATGCGATCAATAGCGGCACCAACTCCCTGTTCCTCACCATTGGCCCTGGAGACTTCCTCGTCCACCACGCCTTCGCCCTCGGTTTGCACACAACGACCTTGATTCTCGTCAAGGGAGCATTGGATGCCCGTGGCTCGAAGTTGATGCCGGACAAAAAAGACTTCGGATACGCCTTCCCCTGCGACGGACCCGGACGCGGCGGCACCTGCGACACCTCAGCCTGGGACTCATTCTTCCTGGCCATGTTCTGGATGCTCAACACCATTGGTTGGGTCACCTTCTACTGGCACTGGAAGCATCTAGGAATCTGGCAAGGAAACGTGGCTCAGTTTAACGAGTCATCAACGTACCTGATGGGTTGGCTGCGTGACTATCTGTGGCTGTATTCAGCCCAGACGATCAACGGTTACACCCCTTATGGGATGAATAATCTGTCGGTCTGGTCTTGGATGTTCCTGTTCGGCCACTTGGTGTGGGCGACCGGCTTTATGTTCTTGATTAGCTGGCGTGGTTATTGGCAAGAGTTGATCGAAACCCTGGTGTGGGCACATGAACGCACACCTTTGGCGAACTTGGTTCGCTGGAAGGATAAGCCCGTGGCCATGAGTATTATTCAAGGTCGTCTGGTGGGCTTGGCTCACTTCACGGTGGGTTATGTCCTCACTTATGCGGCGTTCTTGATTGCTTCGACTGCAGGTAAGTTCGGTTGATTTTCAACTCAAACTTTTAGCTTGTTGCTGATGAATCCCCTGCCCTCCGGCGGGGGGTTTTTTGTCAGAGGGACGGAAGTAGACAGTAGGATTTTCCACGATCAGCAATTGTCCCGGCTCAGTGAGTGACGCTTTCGCATTAAGTGTGACTGTTAACTTTTAGCAAGGGGAGTTTGTGTACAACACCGGCTTGGTACTAGCCTAGAAGCAAGAAAATTTATCCTCCTTGGCTTGCCTATAACCATGCAGAAAAAAGTTGAAGTCTTAACAGATCGGGGCGCACTAATACAACGGGCGCTAGAGGTCGTCTTAGATAAGATGCAAGCCGCCATCTCAGAGCGGAATCGG from Microcoleus sp. FACHB-68 includes:
- the psaB gene encoding photosystem I core protein PsaB, which encodes MATKFPKFSQDLAQDPTTRRLWYGIATAHDFESHDGMTEENLYQKIFASHFGHLAIIFLWTSGSLFHVAWQGNFPQWVKDPLNVRPIAHAIWDPQFGAPAVEAFTQAGASNPVNIAYSGVYHWWYTIGMRTNNDLYQGAVFLLLLSAVFLFAGWLHLQPKYRPSLAWFKNAESRLNHHLAGLFGVSSLAWTGHLVHVAIPEARGQHVGWDNFLTTLPHPAGLGPFFSGNWGVYAQNPDTAGHVFGTTQGAGSAILTFLGGFHPQTESLWLTDIAHHHLAIAVIFIIAGHMYRTNFGIGHSIRDILNTHRPPEGTPFGGRLGDGHKGLYDTYNESLHFQLGIHLAALGVVTSLVAQHMYSLPPYAFMAKDFTTQASLYTHHQYIAGFLMVGAFAHGAIFWVRDYDPAANQNNVLDRVLRHKEAIISHLSWVSLFLGFHTLGLYVHNDVVVAFGTPEKQILIEPVFAQWIQAAQGKALYGFDVLLSNPDSLATTAWPNYGNVWLPGWLDAINSGTNSLFLTIGPGDFLVHHAFALGLHTTTLILVKGALDARGSKLMPDKKDFGYAFPCDGPGRGGTCDTSAWDSFFLAMFWMLNTIGWVTFYWHWKHLGIWQGNVAQFNESSTYLMGWLRDYLWLYSAQTINGYTPYGMNNLSVWSWMFLFGHLVWATGFMFLISWRGYWQELIETLVWAHERTPLANLVRWKDKPVAMSIIQGRLVGLAHFTVGYVLTYAAFLIASTAGKFG